Part of the Sulfitobacter sp. D7 genome, TCATGGGTGTTCTACACCGTGATGGTCAACCTCGACAAAAGGGATGGTGTGTGATGACCGACACAACCGTGCAAGCCCCCGGTGCCGCGCCCATTCCGGGTGACGTGACCACCGACAAACGCGCCCGCCGCAGCCGCTTTCGGCCCAAAGGGTCTGTGGTGGTGATGACCCTCTACCTGCTTTTCCTGCTGCTGCCGATCTACTGGCTGATCAACATGAGCCTGAAGACCAACGCAGAAATCTTGGGGAGCTTCTCGCTCTACCCGCGTGATTTGACGCTGGCGAACTATGCCAAGATCCTCACCGATCCGAGCTGGTATATGGGCTATGTCAACAGCCTGATCTATGTTGTGCTGAACACCGTGATCTCGCTCGCTGTGGCGCTGCCTGCGGCCTATGCTTTCTCGCGCTACAGCTTTATGGGCGACAAGCATCTGTTCTTCTGGCTGCTGACCAACCGCATGGCCCCGCCTGCCGTATTCGCGCTGCCGTTCTTCCAGCTCTATTCCTCGGTCGGGCTGTTCGACACGCATATTGCCGTGGCGCTGGCGCATTGTCTGTTCAACGTGCCGCTGGCGGTCTGGATCCTCGAAGGTTTCATGCGCGGCGTGCCGAAGGAGATTGACGAGACCGCCTACCTTGACGGCTACTCTTTCCCGCGCTTCTTCATCCGTATCTTCACCCCGCTGATTGCCTCCGGCATCGGTGTCGCGGCCTTCTTCTGCTTCATGTTCTCATGGGTCGAATTGCTGCTGTCGCGGACCCTTACTTCGGTCGACGCGAAACCCATCGCCGCCACCATGACCCGCACCGTTTCGGCCTCGGGCCTCGACTGGGGTGTTCTGGCCGCCGCCGGGGTGCTCACAATCGTACCGGGCGCTTTGGTGATCTATTTCGTCCGCAACTACATCGCCAAGGGCTTTGCCCTCGGGCGCGTATAAAGGGAGACCGCTTATGTCTTGGATGGCTTGGACCATGCCCACCGCGATCTTCTTCGGTGTCATCGCGCTGTTGCTTATCACCTTCACGATCCTCGCGATCAAATTTCCTGAGACGCCCCGCACCGGCATTCTCAGGATCGAAACAACCCGTGGTGACCGTCTGTTCATCACGCTTCTCGGCTCGGCCTTTATCAATTTGATCTGGCTGGGTTTCGAGGCGGGGCCGCAGCCCTATGCGCTGCTGGTCTGCCTTGCCTATGCCGCAGCCGTATTTCGCTGGGTCTAGGCGCTATCACGGCTGATCCCGGTTAATCGGGGCAGCCATACGACACGACCAAATGTCTAGGGAGGACATAATGAAACGATCTGTCATGAAATCGAGTACCGCACTTGCGGTCACGCTCGGTCTGCTCGCCGGACCAGCATTCGCGGATATGGATGCCGCGAAAAAATTCCTCGACGAGGAAATCGAACGCTCCGCGCTGAGCCGCGAAGAGCAAGAGGCGGAGATGCAGTTCTTCCTCGACGCTGCTGAGCCGTTCAAGGGCATGGACATCAAAGTGGTGTCCGAGACAATCACCACCCATGAATACGAGGCCAACGTGCTGGCCCCGGCCTTCACCGCGATCACCGGCATCAACATCACTCACGACCTGATCGGCGAAGGTGACGTGGTCGAGAAACTGCAAACGCAGATGCAGTCGGGCGAGAACATCTATGACGCCTATATCAACGACTCTGACCTGATCGGCACGCATTGGCGCTACAAGCAGGCGCGCAGCCTGACCGACTGGATGGCGAACGAAGGCAAAGACGTGACCAACCCCGGTCTGGATCTGGACGATTACATCGGCCTTGATTTCACCACGTCGCCTGACGGTGAGCTGTACCAGCTGCCCGACCAGCAGTTCGCCAACCTCTACTGGTTCCGCCAGGACTGGTTCACCGATCCTGAGTTGATGGCTGAGTTCAAAGAAAAATACGGCTATGAGCTGGGCGTGCCGGTCAACTGGTCTGCCTATGAGGACATCGCTGAGTTCTTCACCGGCCGCACCATCGACGGCGTCGAAGTCTTTGGCAACATGGACTACGGCAAAAAAGACCCGTCGCTTGGCTGGCGCTATACCGATGCGTGGATGTCCATGGCTGGCATGGGCGATGTCGGTGAACCCAACGGCCTGCCGGTCGACGAATGGGGCATCCGGGTCAACGAAAACTCGCAGCCCGTCGGTTCCTGTGTGACCCGTGGTGGTGCGACCAACGATGCGGCGGCGGTCTATGCGATCTCCAAATCCATCGAATGGCTTGAAAAGTACACGCCCCCCGCAGCCGCTGGCATGACCTTCGGCGAAGCCGGCCCGGTTCCTGCACAGGGTGCCATCGCCCAGCAGATGTTCTGGTACACCGCCTTCACCGCGGACATGGTGAACGAGAATGCCACTGCCGTGCTGAACGACGATGGCACGCCCAAGTGGCGCATGGCCCCCAGCCCGCATGGCGCCTACTGGAAAGATGGTCAGAAGGTTGGCTATCAGGACGTGGGCAGCTGGACGCTGATGGAAAGCACCCCCGTCGACCGCGCCAAGGCCGCATGGCTCTACGCGCAGTTCGTGACCTCGAAAACCGTTGATGTTGAAAAAGCCCACGCCGGTCTGACCTTCATCCGCGAGTCGACCATCCAGCACGAAAGCTTCACCGAACGTGCGCCGAAACTCGGCGGTCTGGTGGAATTCTACCGCTCCCCCGCACGCACCGCATGGTCGCCCACCGGGACGAACGTGCCGGATTACCCCAAGCTGGCGCAGCTGTGGTGGCAGAACATCGGCGACGCAATGTCCGGTGCGAAAACCCCGCAAGAAGCACTCGACAGCCTCTGCGCCGAGCAGGAAAAGGTCATGGAACGTCTTGAGCGCGCAGGCGTCCAAGGTGATCTGGGTCCGAAAATGAACGAAGAGCAGGAAGCCTCCTACTGGCTGGAACAGCCCGGCTCGCCGGTTGCCAAGCTCGACAACGAAGACCCCGAGCCTGAGACAATCAGCTACGAAGAGTTGATCAAGTCCTGGCAGTAAGCCAAACTTTGGGGGCCGGGGCGCAGCAGCGTTCCGGCCCTTTTTCATTCCATAAGACAACCGGGGGCTGCGCCATGACCCATATCCTCGCCATTGATCAAGGAACCACATCCTCGCGGGCGATCCTTTTTGACGGCAACATGGCCGTGACGGCCACCGCCCAAGAAGAGTTTCCGCAGCATTTCCCCCGTTCCGGCTGGGTTGAGCATGATCCCGGCGATCTGTGGTCCACCACTGCGGGCACCTGCCGCGCGGTGATCGAAAAAGCAGGCCTGCGCCCCGATGACATCACCGCCATCGGCATCACCAACCAACGTGAGACGACGCTGGTCTGGGACGCCAAGACCGGCCAGCCAGTCTATAACGCCATCGTTTGGCAAGACCGCCGCACTGCCGATTTCTGCCGCGCGCTGCGCGAGAGTGGTGACGACAAGATCATCACCGAACGCACGGGCCTGCTGGCCGATCCTTATTTCTCCGGCACCAAGCTGAAGTGGATTTTGGATAACGTCGACGGGGCGCGCGACCGCGCACAGGCGGGCGAGTTGCTTTTCGGCACGGTCGACAGCTACCTGATCTGGAAGCTCACAGGCGGCGCGCGCCATGTGACTGATGCCACCAACGCCGCGCGCACCATGCTTTATGACATTCACAAGGGCCGATGGAGCACGACGATCTGCAAGATGTTCGACATTCCCGTCGAGATGCTGCCCGAGGTCAAAGACTGCGCCGCCGATTTCGGCATGACCCGTCCCGATCTGTTTGGCCGCGAGATTCCGATCCTTGGTGTGGCAGGCGACCAGCAGGCGGCGACCATCGGGCAGGCTTGCTTCCAACCGGGCATGATGAAGTCGACCTATGGCACGGGCTGTTTTGCGCTGCTGAATACGGGCGAAACGGCGGTGACTTCAACCAATCGCCTGCTGACCACCATTGCCTATCAACTCGACGGCAAGCCAACCTATGCGCTCGAAGGGTCGATTTTCGTCGCTGGTGCCGTGGTGCAATGGCTGCGCGACGGGCTTAAGATGATCCGCGAGGCGAGCGAGACTCAAGCACTGGCCGAACAGGCCGATCCGCATCAGAATGTGGTGCTGGTGCCCGCCTTCGTCGGCCTCGGTGCGCCTTACTGGAACGCGGAGTGTCGCGGCGCGATCTATGGGCTGACGCGCAACTCCGGCCCCGCGGAACTGGCCCGCGCGGCGCTGGAAAGCGTCGGCTACCAGACCCGCGATTTGCTGGAGGCGATGCAGGCGGATTGGGCCGCACAGGGGCAGGCGGGCGAGATCGCCACCCTGCGTGTCGACGGCGGGATGAGCGCCAGTGACTGGGCGATGCAGTTCCTGTCCGACGTGATCGGCGCCTCGGTCGACCGTCCTGATGTGCTGGAAACCACGGCGCTTGGAGCGGCATGGTTGGCGGGGCAGCGGGCGGGCATCTATCCGGACATGGAAGGCTTTGCCCGCGAATGGGCGCTTGATCGGCGGTTTGAAATGGAGATGGATGCGGCGACGCGGGATGAGAAATACGGTGCATGGAAGCGCGCTGTAAACGCCACGTTGCAATTCTGATGGAGGGGATCGCAGCCTTTGGTTTCGCCACCGCTGGGCGCATCCGCTTTGGCCGTGGGACCGCTTCAGAAGCCGTCGACGCCGCGCTCAGCTTTGGCCGCCGGGTGCTGATTTTACGCGGTGGATCCGTCGCTTGGGTCGATGAGCTCAGCCGTTACCTGACGGCGGCTGGATGTGACGTGACCGAGGTCCGCAGCAGCGGCGAACCCTCGGTCGAGGATGTCCGCTCTGCCGCTCTGGCAGGGCGCGGAGCGCAGGTGGTGCTGGGCGTCGGCGGAGGGGCGGTCATCGACCTTGCCAAAGCCGCAGCGGCGCTGATCCCGTCGGATTGCGACGTGATGGAACATCTCGAAGTCGTGGGCGCGGGCAAGCCGTTGCAAGCCGACCCGCTGCCGATGATCGCGATCCCCACCACCGCAGGCACCGGGGCCGAGGTGACAAAAAACGCCGTCATCGCCGTGCCAGACGC contains:
- a CDS encoding carbohydrate ABC transporter permease; translated protein: MTDTTVQAPGAAPIPGDVTTDKRARRSRFRPKGSVVVMTLYLLFLLLPIYWLINMSLKTNAEILGSFSLYPRDLTLANYAKILTDPSWYMGYVNSLIYVVLNTVISLAVALPAAYAFSRYSFMGDKHLFFWLLTNRMAPPAVFALPFFQLYSSVGLFDTHIAVALAHCLFNVPLAVWILEGFMRGVPKEIDETAYLDGYSFPRFFIRIFTPLIASGIGVAAFFCFMFSWVELLLSRTLTSVDAKPIAATMTRTVSASGLDWGVLAAAGVLTIVPGALVIYFVRNYIAKGFALGRV
- a CDS encoding DUF2160 domain-containing protein, which encodes MSWMAWTMPTAIFFGVIALLLITFTILAIKFPETPRTGILRIETTRGDRLFITLLGSAFINLIWLGFEAGPQPYALLVCLAYAAAVFRWV
- a CDS encoding ABC transporter substrate-binding protein codes for the protein MKSSTALAVTLGLLAGPAFADMDAAKKFLDEEIERSALSREEQEAEMQFFLDAAEPFKGMDIKVVSETITTHEYEANVLAPAFTAITGINITHDLIGEGDVVEKLQTQMQSGENIYDAYINDSDLIGTHWRYKQARSLTDWMANEGKDVTNPGLDLDDYIGLDFTTSPDGELYQLPDQQFANLYWFRQDWFTDPELMAEFKEKYGYELGVPVNWSAYEDIAEFFTGRTIDGVEVFGNMDYGKKDPSLGWRYTDAWMSMAGMGDVGEPNGLPVDEWGIRVNENSQPVGSCVTRGGATNDAAAVYAISKSIEWLEKYTPPAAAGMTFGEAGPVPAQGAIAQQMFWYTAFTADMVNENATAVLNDDGTPKWRMAPSPHGAYWKDGQKVGYQDVGSWTLMESTPVDRAKAAWLYAQFVTSKTVDVEKAHAGLTFIRESTIQHESFTERAPKLGGLVEFYRSPARTAWSPTGTNVPDYPKLAQLWWQNIGDAMSGAKTPQEALDSLCAEQEKVMERLERAGVQGDLGPKMNEEQEASYWLEQPGSPVAKLDNEDPEPETISYEELIKSWQ
- the glpK gene encoding glycerol kinase GlpK, whose translation is MTHILAIDQGTTSSRAILFDGNMAVTATAQEEFPQHFPRSGWVEHDPGDLWSTTAGTCRAVIEKAGLRPDDITAIGITNQRETTLVWDAKTGQPVYNAIVWQDRRTADFCRALRESGDDKIITERTGLLADPYFSGTKLKWILDNVDGARDRAQAGELLFGTVDSYLIWKLTGGARHVTDATNAARTMLYDIHKGRWSTTICKMFDIPVEMLPEVKDCAADFGMTRPDLFGREIPILGVAGDQQAATIGQACFQPGMMKSTYGTGCFALLNTGETAVTSTNRLLTTIAYQLDGKPTYALEGSIFVAGAVVQWLRDGLKMIREASETQALAEQADPHQNVVLVPAFVGLGAPYWNAECRGAIYGLTRNSGPAELARAALESVGYQTRDLLEAMQADWAAQGQAGEIATLRVDGGMSASDWAMQFLSDVIGASVDRPDVLETTALGAAWLAGQRAGIYPDMEGFAREWALDRRFEMEMDAATRDEKYGAWKRAVNATLQF